The Euphorbia lathyris chromosome 8, ddEupLath1.1, whole genome shotgun sequence genome has a window encoding:
- the LOC136204255 gene encoding uncharacterized protein: MACLHDHSCEDHDCSSSWSLYKHIDLPKVSALNEAVHGSAKSVFKAWEQRLDINGEHLESNEGDPELLVYIPFTSDVKIKSIAIVGGAHGTSPSKMRAFINRDAMDFSDAQSMQAIQEWDLVENLQGVLEYQTRYAKFQGVASITLHFPDSFAGDISRIHYIGFKGEATQLKRDFVANIVYEIRPNPSDHKTSAEMDNISRVE, encoded by the exons ATGGCGTGCTTACATGATCATAGCTGTGAAGATCATGATTGCTCCTCTAGTTGGTCTCTGTACAAGCACATAGACCTACCTAAG GTATCGGCTCTAAACGAAGCCGTTCATGGAAGTGCTAAGTCGGTTTTTAAAGCTTGGGAGCAACGCCTAGACATCAATGGA GAACACTTGGAAAGCAATGAGGGTGATCCCGAGTTACTTGTTTATATCCC ATTCACGTCAGATGTTAAGATAAAGAGCATTGCAATTGTTGGTGGTGCGCATGGAACAAGTCCTTCAAAGATGAGAGC GTTCATCAATCGAGATGCCATGGATTTCTCAGATGCTCAAAGTATGCAAGCCATCCAG GAGTGGGATTTGGTTGAAAATTTACAAGGAGTGTTAGAGTACCAGACAAG ATATGCCAAATTTCAAGGTGTGGCAAGTATTACATTGCACTTCCCTGATAGTTTTGCTGGTGATATAAGTAGGATACACTATATTGGCTTTAAAGGTGAAGCTACACAG CTGAAGAGGGATTTCGTTGCAAATATTGTTTATGAAATCAGGCCGAATCCTTCTGACCACAA AACGAGTGCTGAAATGGATAATATTTCACGTGTGGAATGA
- the LOC136201901 gene encoding uncharacterized protein has protein sequence MEIIEGGEGSGGGRYSLKPTRINSEDILFCIDVDAESLVEMKTTGPTGRPLTRLDSIKQAILMFINAKLTINPDHRFAFATLAKSAAWLRKEFNSEVESAVATLRGLSATTSSSGQADLTQLFRLAAHEAKKSHAHNRILRVILIYCRSSIRPQHQWPASQKLFTFDVIYLHDKPGPDNCPQEVYDALVETLEQVSEYESYVYETGQGLRLLLRFMSILLSHPQQRCTQDDLDIPKSLTKRSSAGDPGIAEDSVPVTSQ, from the exons ATGGAGATTATAGAAGGAGGCGAGGGTTCAGGCGGGGGACGATATTCGCTGAAACCGACGAGGATAAACAGCGAGGATATATTATTTTGCATAGATGTGGACGCTGAGTCGCTGGTTGAAATGAAAACCACTGGCCCAACTGGCCGACCTCTCACTCGATTGGATTCTATTAAGCAAGCTATTCTTATGTTCATCAACGCCAAGCTTACGATCAATCCAGATCACCGGTTTGCCTTCGCCACTCTCGCTAAATCCGCCGCTTGG CTACGAAAAGAGTTCAACAGTGAAGTAGAGTCTGCAGTTGCTACTCTTAGGGGGCTCTCAGCTACTACTTCGTCTTCAGGTCAGGCAGACCTCACACAGTTATTCCGCTTAGCAGCTCATGAAGCGAAGAAATCACATGCTCATAACCGGATTTTAAGAGTG ATTCTTATCTACTGCAGATCATCAATTCGGCCACAGCACCAATGGCCTGCAAGCCAGAAACTGTTCACCTTTGATGTGATTTACTTGCACGATAAACCTGGACCAGACAACTGCCCGCAAGAGGTGTATGATGCTCTTGTTGAGACCCTTGAACAAGTTAGTGAGTATGAGAGCTATGTTTATGAGACTGGGCAAGGACTACGTCTCCTCCTCCGGTTCATGTCGATTCTGTTATCCCACCCTCAGCAACGTTGCACACAAGATGACTTGGACATACCCAAATCTTTGACAAAGAGATCGTCAGCTGGTGATCCAGGAATTGCAGAAGACAGTGTTCCTGTTACCAGCCAATGA